A stretch of Mesorhizobium sp. M2A.F.Ca.ET.046.03.2.1 DNA encodes these proteins:
- a CDS encoding class I SAM-dependent methyltransferase, translating to MIETADAEPEYDDTAIRFLEALWGEGYLSPGGPEEVDRVIEGLSLKGKTIADIGCGAGGITLHLVAKHGAARATGFDVEKPVIQAARRGAIRQGLEDRVSFVQAPPGPLPFADACFDLVFSKDALLHVPDRDALFAEVSRVLKPGGVFAASNWMIGHDGEPSPQMKTYIAAEGLSFAMASPARYAEAMRRAGFTDITIRDRNPWYREVAAKSFRGSRGRSTRRPRQRSARPMSTRTSRPGRRCRRCLTVASTAPLICAVGSRLDSRRCWRPSPI from the coding sequence ATGATCGAAACGGCTGACGCCGAGCCGGAATATGACGACACCGCCATTCGCTTTCTCGAAGCGTTGTGGGGCGAGGGCTACCTTTCGCCGGGCGGCCCCGAAGAGGTCGACCGCGTCATCGAAGGCCTGTCGCTCAAGGGCAAGACGATCGCCGATATCGGCTGCGGAGCCGGCGGCATCACGCTGCATCTGGTGGCAAAGCACGGCGCGGCTCGCGCCACCGGCTTCGACGTCGAGAAGCCGGTGATCCAGGCGGCAAGGCGAGGGGCGATAAGGCAGGGCCTGGAGGACCGCGTCAGCTTCGTCCAGGCGCCGCCGGGGCCGCTGCCTTTCGCCGACGCCTGCTTCGACCTCGTCTTCTCCAAGGACGCGCTTTTGCATGTGCCGGACAGGGACGCGCTGTTCGCTGAAGTCTCCCGCGTGCTGAAGCCGGGCGGGGTCTTCGCGGCGTCGAACTGGATGATCGGGCATGACGGCGAGCCGTCGCCTCAGATGAAGACCTATATAGCGGCCGAAGGGCTGTCCTTCGCCATGGCCTCGCCGGCGCGCTACGCCGAAGCGATGCGGCGCGCCGGCTTCACCGACATCACCATCCGCGACCGAAATCCATGGTACCGCGAGGTCGCCGCGAAGAGCTTTCGCGGCTCAAGGGGCCGCTCTACGCGCAGGCCGCGGCAGCGGTCGGCGCGGCCTATGTCGACAAGAACATCAAGACCTGGGAGGCGATGCAGAAGGTGCTTGACAGTGGCGAGCACCGCCCCACTCATCTGCGCGGTTGGAAGCCGGTTGGATAGCCGGCGATGCTGGAGACCGTCACCCATATGA
- the betI gene encoding transcriptional regulator BetI: MLETVTHMKTAEATDNDTQSAPKGDAEKRGRKASKEVRQLQLIEATIDSLAKRGYAETTMADVADGAGLSRGIVNFHFESKEKLLIATLQHMYDEYSAHWRTALQKAGDDPARQLQQLVWADFDRSICNKRKLAAWLAFWGEAKSRPTYQALSSSRDAYYQQVFIDLCTTLKESGGYAYDPQAIALALSAMLEGLWLRLMMGTEDTTRETALQAANAFLAAAFPKHFG; the protein is encoded by the coding sequence ATGCTGGAGACCGTCACCCATATGAAGACCGCAGAGGCTACCGACAACGACACTCAATCGGCACCCAAAGGCGATGCCGAAAAGCGCGGCCGCAAGGCCTCGAAAGAGGTCCGGCAGCTGCAGCTGATCGAGGCGACGATCGATTCGCTGGCCAAGCGCGGTTACGCCGAAACGACGATGGCCGACGTGGCCGACGGCGCGGGCCTGTCGCGGGGCATCGTCAACTTCCATTTCGAGAGCAAGGAAAAGCTGCTCATCGCCACGCTGCAGCACATGTATGACGAGTATTCGGCGCATTGGCGCACCGCCCTCCAGAAGGCGGGCGACGATCCGGCGAGACAGCTGCAGCAGCTGGTGTGGGCCGATTTCGACCGCTCGATCTGCAACAAGCGCAAGCTTGCCGCCTGGCTCGCCTTCTGGGGCGAGGCCAAGTCGCGGCCGACCTACCAGGCGCTGAGCAGCTCGCGCGACGCCTATTACCAGCAGGTCTTCATCGATCTCTGCACGACGCTGAAGGAGAGCGGCGGCTACGCCTATGACCCTCAGGCCATCGCGCTCGCGCTCAGCGCCATGCTCGAGGGCCTGTGGCTGCGGCTGATGATGGGGACGGAGGACACCACGCGAGAGACGGCGTTGCAGGCGGCAAACGCGTTTTTGGCCGCCGCCTTCCCCAAACATTTTGGCTAG
- a CDS encoding ABC transporter substrate-binding protein codes for MKKLSRRLTLTLALGGALAASAAAFAVAADKDLIVFDWSGYEDPSFHGKYVEKNGDSPIFAFFGDEDEAFEKIRSGFKSDLGHPCSQSVVKWREAGLLQPLDTSKITGWKDLNPGIMAMKDLATTPDGKAWFMPWDWGDTQLTYNSDKIAEKDVQSLKVFADPKYKGRVSIGDNVDDAYALASLAIGLKDWTKMTDEQFSQASDFLRQVHKNVRSYWTDTTDIVQLLSGSEVDLAWAWNDATVQSAAAGVPIKSKKDTDEGISTWVCGYVLFKDAPGNIDKAYDYLNAVNDPEVAKTLVKDWGYGQANAKGMAGVDPAVLKEKGYDNVEKWVDKTLFQQPLPSELKLKMIAEFEKIKAGY; via the coding sequence ATGAAGAAACTCAGCCGACGCCTGACACTGACCCTGGCGCTTGGCGGCGCGCTCGCGGCTTCGGCGGCGGCGTTCGCCGTTGCCGCCGACAAGGACCTGATCGTGTTCGACTGGTCCGGCTACGAGGATCCGAGCTTCCACGGCAAATATGTCGAGAAGAACGGCGACTCGCCGATCTTCGCCTTCTTCGGCGACGAGGACGAGGCCTTCGAAAAGATCCGCTCCGGCTTCAAGTCCGATCTCGGCCATCCCTGCTCGCAAAGCGTGGTGAAGTGGCGCGAAGCCGGGCTCTTGCAGCCGCTCGACACCTCGAAGATCACTGGCTGGAAGGACCTCAATCCCGGCATCATGGCGATGAAGGACCTCGCCACCACGCCCGACGGCAAGGCCTGGTTCATGCCTTGGGACTGGGGCGATACCCAGCTCACCTACAATTCCGACAAGATCGCCGAAAAGGACGTGCAGTCGCTGAAGGTGTTCGCCGATCCGAAATACAAGGGCAGGGTCTCGATCGGCGACAATGTCGATGACGCCTATGCGCTGGCCAGCCTCGCCATCGGGCTCAAGGACTGGACCAAGATGACGGACGAGCAGTTCAGCCAAGCGTCGGACTTCCTGCGCCAGGTGCACAAGAACGTCCGCTCCTACTGGACCGACACCACTGACATCGTGCAGCTGCTCTCGGGCAGCGAGGTCGATCTCGCCTGGGCCTGGAACGACGCCACCGTGCAGTCGGCCGCCGCCGGCGTGCCGATCAAATCCAAGAAGGACACCGACGAGGGCATCTCGACCTGGGTGTGCGGCTACGTGCTGTTCAAGGACGCGCCAGGCAACATCGACAAGGCCTACGACTATCTCAACGCCGTCAACGATCCGGAAGTCGCCAAGACGTTGGTGAAGGACTGGGGCTACGGCCAGGCCAATGCCAAGGGCATGGCGGGCGTCGACCCGGCGGTGCTGAAGGAAAAGGGCTACGACAACGTCGAAAAGTGGGTCGACAAGACGCTGTTCCAGCAGCCGCTGCCCTCGGAACTCAAGCTCAAGATGATCGCCGAATTCGAGAAGATCAAAGCCGGCTATTGA
- a CDS encoding integrase core domain-containing protein gives MVWRETGIMDERLRFVVECLAGEETMTQLCAAFEISRKTGYKWLGRYRETGPEGLHDRPRAPLDHGRATAAELVERIVAEKEAHPLWGPKKIMARLKRAEPSCGWPAVSTAGEILKRHGLVGRRRRRWRAVGNGPWPEPAAPNAVWTVDHKGWFRTRDGWRCEPLTVMDALSRYLLGLEATGSTADEEAWPVFERLFEENGLPDRIRSDNGPPFASAGVTGLTPLAVRFIKLGIALERIQPGKPQQNGRHERFHLTMLPMADAPKADKAAQARAFENFRRSYNEERPHEALGMDTPAQHYRPSTRPMPKTAPEPDYPTEAAVRGVRQNGAVKWRGTEIYVSATLAGEPIAIEETEDGEWTMRFHTHPLGFIDEKHMKLVRRSAAPSRPLGAAATAS, from the coding sequence ATGGTTTGGCGAGAGACTGGCATCATGGATGAGCGGCTTCGTTTTGTTGTTGAATGCCTAGCTGGCGAGGAGACGATGACGCAGCTTTGCGCGGCCTTCGAGATCTCACGCAAGACCGGCTACAAATGGCTTGGGCGTTACCGGGAGACCGGGCCGGAAGGCCTGCACGACCGGCCGCGGGCGCCGCTCGATCACGGCCGAGCAACGGCAGCCGAGCTGGTGGAGCGGATCGTGGCGGAGAAGGAAGCGCATCCGCTGTGGGGGCCGAAGAAGATCATGGCGCGGCTGAAGCGGGCGGAGCCCAGTTGTGGCTGGCCGGCAGTCTCGACAGCTGGCGAGATCCTGAAGCGGCATGGTCTTGTGGGACGCCGGCGCCGGCGCTGGCGGGCTGTGGGCAATGGGCCATGGCCGGAGCCTGCGGCGCCGAATGCGGTGTGGACGGTAGACCACAAGGGCTGGTTCCGGACCCGTGACGGCTGGCGCTGCGAGCCATTGACGGTGATGGATGCATTGAGCCGCTACCTGCTGGGGCTCGAGGCGACGGGCTCGACGGCCGACGAGGAGGCGTGGCCGGTGTTTGAGCGATTGTTTGAGGAAAACGGTCTGCCGGATCGCATTCGAAGCGACAATGGCCCACCCTTTGCGTCGGCCGGCGTCACAGGGCTGACGCCGCTGGCAGTGCGCTTCATTAAGCTCGGCATCGCCCTGGAGCGCATCCAGCCAGGCAAGCCGCAGCAGAACGGGCGCCATGAGCGTTTCCATCTGACCATGCTGCCGATGGCCGATGCACCGAAGGCTGACAAAGCGGCTCAAGCCAGGGCCTTCGAGAACTTCCGGCGCAGCTACAATGAGGAGCGTCCGCACGAGGCGCTGGGCATGGACACCCCGGCACAGCATTACCGCCCCTCGACCCGACCGATGCCGAAGACAGCCCCTGAACCCGATTATCCGACCGAGGCAGCGGTGCGCGGCGTGCGCCAGAACGGCGCGGTCAAATGGCGGGGCACCGAGATCTATGTCTCGGCCACGTTGGCCGGCGAACCGATTGCCATTGAAGAGACCGAGGATGGCGAGTGGACGATGCGCTTCCACACCCATCCGCTCGGCTTCATCGATGAGAAGCACATGAAACTGGTTCGCCGCAGCGCCGCGCCAAGCCGACCGCTTGGCGCTGCGGCGACCGCATCATAG
- a CDS encoding extracellular solute-binding protein, translating to MKTMLRRLALAALVTVGAGTAYALAEGGGDLVVFDWSGYEDPLLHPAYTAKYNAEPTFFFFGDEDEAFEKMRAGFKADIAHPCSQSVVKWREAGLLQPLDTSKIAGWKDLNPGIMAMKDLATTADGKAWFMPLDWGNTSLFYRTDKVTADEAQSLKIFADPKFKGRVTIGDNVDDAYALASLVISLKDWTKMTDEQFSEASAFLRDVHKNVRFYWTDDTDLNQAFTGNEVDLVWGWNETYVTLKGQGMPIAMNRDTKEGISTWVCGYVLLKDAPGKLDQAYDLLSAVNAPGVSEYMVKTFGYGHGNSAGMAAMDQKLLTERGFDNLDKFLDKTLFQQPVAPDLKQRMVAEFEKIKAGY from the coding sequence ATGAAGACCATGCTTCGCCGCCTTGCCTTGGCCGCCCTCGTCACAGTCGGCGCGGGCACTGCCTATGCGCTTGCGGAAGGCGGCGGCGACCTCGTCGTCTTCGATTGGTCCGGTTACGAGGACCCGCTGCTGCATCCGGCCTACACAGCCAAATACAATGCCGAGCCGACCTTCTTCTTCTTCGGCGACGAGGACGAGGCCTTCGAGAAGATGCGCGCCGGCTTCAAGGCCGATATCGCGCATCCCTGCTCGCAAAGCGTGGTGAAGTGGCGCGAGGCGGGATTGCTGCAGCCGCTCGACACTTCGAAGATCGCCGGCTGGAAAGATCTCAATCCCGGCATCATGGCGATGAAGGATCTGGCCACCACCGCCGACGGCAAGGCCTGGTTCATGCCGCTCGACTGGGGCAACACCTCACTGTTCTACCGCACCGACAAGGTGACGGCGGACGAGGCGCAATCGCTGAAGATCTTCGCCGATCCGAAGTTCAAGGGCCGCGTCACCATCGGTGACAATGTCGACGACGCCTATGCGCTGGCGAGCCTGGTCATCAGCCTGAAGGACTGGACCAAGATGACGGACGAGCAGTTCAGCGAGGCCTCCGCCTTCCTGCGCGACGTGCACAAGAATGTCCGCTTCTACTGGACCGACGACACCGATCTCAACCAGGCCTTCACGGGCAATGAGGTCGACCTGGTCTGGGGTTGGAATGAGACCTATGTGACGCTGAAAGGCCAGGGGATGCCGATCGCCATGAACCGTGACACCAAGGAAGGCATTTCGACCTGGGTGTGCGGCTATGTGCTGCTCAAGGATGCACCGGGCAAGCTCGACCAGGCCTATGATTTGCTGAGCGCGGTCAACGCGCCGGGCGTTTCGGAGTATATGGTGAAGACCTTCGGCTACGGTCACGGCAACAGCGCGGGCATGGCAGCGATGGACCAGAAGCTGCTCACCGAGCGCGGCTTCGACAATCTCGACAAGTTCCTCGACAAGACGCTGTTCCAGCAGCCGGTGGCGCCGGACCTCAAGCAGCGCATGGTCGCCGAATTCGAGAAGATCAAGGCCGGCTATTGA
- a CDS encoding flavin monoamine oxidase family protein: protein MKSIIERTDVVIVGAGFTGLCAALELNRAGIDFLVLEARDRVGGRVEAVRNGLGELIDSGGQFLCQDMPELMALAKARGKSFVETYIEGEFITHPSMSVEEAERTYQVAMAIRERMNRIEPDDASIAGLTVATWLERQKDTADAKAAFRSMIEGLWCLALDKVPLWYLIDNDRRITNEVFELQYFLGDTMQSLAEDLAAELGDRLRLNQAATRVERAPQGIRISTGAATIEAREVLIALPPATAAKLDFAPALPAELASALGVWESGAVIKILVRYAKPFWRERGLCGMVMWRDQPGLFACDASKDADHAALVVFVGGPLALRWHPLGEAALQAEITARLVQALGPQAADIVDFSARDWAHDRWSGGAYSDLVIDVTARDAERVILAGAPPVYFAASEVSPSFPGYVEGAIVAGRIAAAKIQSAIATKASGS, encoded by the coding sequence TTGAAGAGCATCATTGAAAGAACCGACGTCGTCATCGTCGGCGCCGGTTTCACCGGCTTATGCGCCGCGCTCGAGCTGAACCGGGCGGGTATCGATTTCCTTGTCCTTGAAGCACGCGATCGTGTCGGCGGCAGGGTGGAGGCTGTCCGCAACGGACTCGGCGAGCTGATCGACAGCGGCGGGCAGTTCCTATGCCAGGACATGCCCGAGCTGATGGCGCTGGCCAAGGCGCGGGGCAAGAGCTTCGTCGAGACCTATATCGAAGGCGAGTTCATCACCCATCCGTCGATGTCGGTCGAGGAAGCCGAGCGGACCTATCAGGTCGCGATGGCGATCCGCGAGCGCATGAACAGGATCGAGCCGGACGATGCCTCGATCGCCGGACTGACCGTGGCGACATGGCTCGAGCGCCAGAAGGACACGGCCGACGCTAAGGCGGCCTTCCGTTCGATGATCGAGGGCCTGTGGTGCCTGGCGCTGGACAAAGTGCCGCTCTGGTATCTGATCGACAATGATCGCCGCATCACCAACGAGGTGTTCGAGCTGCAGTATTTTCTGGGCGACACCATGCAATCGCTGGCTGAGGATCTGGCCGCCGAGCTCGGCGACCGGCTGCGCCTGAACCAGGCGGCGACGCGTGTCGAGCGCGCCCCGCAAGGCATTCGCATCAGCACCGGCGCGGCCACGATCGAAGCGCGCGAGGTTCTGATCGCGCTGCCGCCGGCGACGGCCGCCAAGCTCGACTTCGCGCCGGCTTTGCCGGCGGAACTGGCAAGCGCGCTCGGCGTCTGGGAAAGCGGCGCGGTGATCAAGATCCTGGTGCGCTACGCAAAGCCGTTCTGGCGCGAGCGGGGCCTGTGCGGCATGGTCATGTGGCGCGACCAGCCCGGGCTGTTTGCCTGCGACGCCAGCAAGGATGCCGACCATGCCGCGCTCGTGGTGTTTGTCGGTGGGCCACTGGCGCTGCGCTGGCATCCGCTCGGCGAGGCGGCGCTGCAGGCGGAAATCACCGCCAGACTTGTCCAGGCGCTCGGCCCGCAGGCCGCCGACATAGTCGATTTCAGCGCGCGTGACTGGGCGCATGACCGCTGGAGCGGCGGGGCCTATAGCGATCTCGTCATCGATGTGACGGCGCGCGATGCCGAACGCGTGATCCTCGCCGGCGCGCCGCCGGTCTATTTCGCCGCTTCTGAGGTCTCGCCGTCTTTCCCGGGTTATGTCGAGGGCGCGATCGTCGCCGGGCGCATCGCTGCCGCAAAGATTCAGTCGGCCATCGCCACCAAGGCCTCGGGGTCGTAG
- a CDS encoding ABC transporter ATP-binding protein: MIDIRDVTRSYGSFKALDNASLAIREGEFFSLLGPSGCGKTTLLRMIAGFDTPSSGSIAVDGQPMDGIPANRRPTNMVFQSYAIFPHLNVEQNVAYGLKRLKLRGGEEERRVEEALAQVSLTGLGKRRATELSGGQRQRVALARALVMQPKVLLLDEPLSALDKKLREQMQVELRRLQQAVGITFVLVTHDQYEALAMSDRIAVMFGGRIAQVASPKEIYQRPVNRQVADFLGGMNFVKAEIVEENGASLVLDTLGFGRVRTDKPKAFMRNGGAATLGIRPERLRVLWDNASAKFEVAGKVIERHYFGEITHLIVEIPGLEKPLSVTETNDFGADDIPVGAPIRLAYDPEALVAMAD, from the coding sequence ATGATCGACATCCGCGACGTCACCCGCAGCTACGGATCGTTCAAGGCGCTGGACAACGCCTCCCTGGCGATCCGCGAAGGTGAGTTCTTTTCGCTGCTCGGGCCCTCAGGCTGCGGCAAGACCACGCTATTGCGCATGATCGCCGGTTTCGACACGCCGAGCAGCGGCTCGATCGCCGTCGACGGCCAGCCGATGGACGGCATTCCCGCCAACCGGCGGCCCACCAACATGGTCTTCCAGAGCTATGCGATCTTCCCACATCTCAATGTCGAGCAGAACGTCGCCTACGGGCTGAAGCGGCTGAAGCTGCGGGGCGGCGAAGAAGAACGCCGCGTCGAGGAGGCGCTGGCCCAGGTCTCGCTCACCGGCCTCGGCAAGCGCCGCGCCACCGAGCTTTCCGGCGGCCAGCGCCAGCGCGTGGCTTTGGCCCGGGCGCTGGTCATGCAGCCGAAGGTGCTGCTGCTCGACGAACCGCTCTCGGCCCTCGACAAGAAGCTGCGCGAGCAGATGCAGGTCGAATTGCGCCGCCTGCAGCAGGCGGTCGGCATCACCTTCGTGTTGGTCACTCACGACCAGTACGAGGCCTTGGCTATGTCTGACCGCATCGCCGTGATGTTCGGCGGCCGCATCGCGCAGGTCGCCTCGCCGAAGGAGATCTACCAGCGCCCGGTCAACCGCCAGGTCGCCGACTTCCTAGGCGGCATGAACTTCGTCAAGGCCGAGATCGTCGAGGAGAACGGCGCTTCGCTGGTGCTGGACACGCTGGGCTTCGGCCGCGTCAGGACCGACAAGCCGAAGGCTTTCATGCGCAACGGCGGCGCGGCGACGCTCGGCATCCGGCCCGAACGCCTGCGCGTTCTGTGGGACAATGCGTCGGCAAAATTCGAGGTCGCCGGCAAGGTCATCGAGCGGCATTATTTCGGCGAGATCACCCATTTGATCGTCGAGATACCGGGGCTCGAAAAACCGCTCTCGGTGACCGAGACCAATGATTTCGGCGCCGACGATATTCCGGTCGGCGCCCCGATTCGCCTCGCCTACGACCCCGAGGCCTTGGTGGCGATGGCCGACTGA